The Heptranchias perlo isolate sHepPer1 chromosome 3, sHepPer1.hap1, whole genome shotgun sequence region CCTAGAAACTTTTCTCCGCATataaaatcacagaatgatacagcgcaagagatcatttggcccatcgtgtctgtgccagctctttgaaagagctatccaattagtcccactcccctgctctttccccatagagctgcaaatttttccacttcaagtatttatccaattcccttttaaaagttattattgaatcttcttccaccaccctttcaggcagtacattccagatatGCATTTTCTTCTAACTGAAAATTGTGTGTCCTATTACAGCCAGTTATTGACTTCAAATCATCTTTATCATGCTCTTAATTAAGGCTCAAGAAGAaagcccccaacccacatcttgGATTTCACTTAATCTTGGCTGTTGAGAGCACGAGCTGGGGCCTGTAGTGCTTAAATACAATTTACTATCATATATTTGAAAACCAAAGTAATGTGGAGTTATGCATAACAAAGTGTATTATAAGAGCTAATTGGGTTCCCTTAAGCCAGCACtttaagttatttttaaaaaatctttccaaACATCAGTATTCCTTACCTTCGCTCTTGAAGCTGCCATTACTTCGGTCTACACACTCCACAACATACACACTCTCTTCCAGGTAATTTAAAAATTCAAACGTCCTTGTACTTAATTAAGCAGTGGTCGATTTCTCAAATCTCCTTACTCAGGATCATCTGGCATCGAGGTCTCATGTGCAGGCTGCTTCAATGCAAGTTTCATCTGTCGCTGTGTAATTTCACAGGCTCATCCACTCAAGAGGTGCGAAATACTTGAGTACTTCAACGCAAACATTCAGCCTGGATCGTTCTTAAACTTCCCATCGTAAACTAGTGATTTATGGCTTCGCTGCGACGTGGCACATTTACTGTCCCTACCAAGGCCTCCTAAATGTTGTAAAGCTttcattaaaaagaaaaatcagattgTAGATATTTTTGAGCAAAGCAAAATGCACAAAGAAGCCATCTTGTTGCTTTAGCACTTGTGGTATTAACTGTGATTGAGCATTGTATGGGTGAATTTAAAAATCCTTAAGCACGTCAACGTGTGGctaaaatacaaattcaaaaacTAACAGGTTTGCAAATTTCTGTGTTATATGAAAACTATGAAAAACAGAAATTGAAAGCATaaacccaaacatcttcagcttctGAAGACAGGTCCAAGTCCCTTTAGCATGGTTTAATTGCCTAAAAATGAATATCGTTAGGTTCCAGAAGCTAAGTTCACTGGCTCTACAGTAATAAGTATTAAAGTCAGGTTTTACTGCAAATCTAAAACCCCATTTCTAAGAAAAATCAGGATCTATTTGGAACAGTGCTAGAACTTAAGAAAACAAGGGGTTGATAAAGGCAAGAGTAGAGCTAAATAACAATTACAATTATTTTCAGTTCACAAACATCCCcagcccattgaaatcaatgggtaatGCTATGATGTTGCTCTTATCGGTTCCAGAGGCTCTAAAAACACAAGAACATCTATTTTTACTTGCACTGTAACCTCAGCCTACTGCAACAAATGCAGTTGAGACATACCATTTTTTCCCAACTAACTATGAGCATGGCCCATGGATATTCACTATATAGAAAAATAAAATGTTGCACAAAATCAAAGCCTGAGGACATAACATGGGAAAaacgtgggtggggggggggggtaataattgtatagctctttcaaagagctggcacaggcacaatgggccaaatggcctccttatgtgctgtaagaTGATAATTTTTCGCATTCAAAAATCACTCCTATAAGGCTGCACGACGTCCATTCGgtccctccttctccctgtttacaaTAAACAGGATCCAAATTAAGCAGGGATTTCCCCTTATCTATTTACAGGCACAGAAGAGAAACAGACTGCATGTGTAATACACAGCCCAAACTTGTTAGAATGCACTATTTGAAAGCTGAATGAGTTCTGCATGTTACAGTGAATTATGTAGTGTGGCATGGTCCCCATGCAGCTGCCAGTTATTCCCAGTAACCTGCGTTTACTGTTTTAGAAAGCTGGAATGTTAAGACCAGATGAATACTGGTCTTAATAACGCTAGGCAATGGAGCTAGAATTGTTATAGGGTAATATCTCAGATGTGCAGTCAGTTGTACCagctaattattttaaatttcaagTCTATATAAAAAAATTTTTGAAGAGGTTCCCTTAAAAAAAAGTGCAAGGCTTCTTTATTTTCTGCAaagcatcaaaaaaaaaatcagtcccaAAGACCCACGAACATTGCAAGATCAGTATAGCACATGATGCAACACTGACATCATAAACGTGATGCACATACATCTTTGGATCCGATCTCAGGTAAGAAACCAACAGGCTTTGAGAAAATTTAGGAGGAAATTGGTTTTTACTAATCCACCACCCAAAATTAACtgggaatttgttttttttaaaaaaaaggtaaaaaaatgtttttttagtgGGTCCTGGTCCAGGAGATAAAATCATGACCTAATTTTATTAGCAGTTTTGAATGTTATATTCCCAGTCTCCCCACGAGCAATTCAGAAACAAAGACTAAAACATTAATTATATTTATGTAAAAGGTAAAATGAAAAGTGGTGACACAACCAAGGAAAAAACACTGGATAAACCAGAAGGGTGAAAAAAACCTTCTTGTTAACCAGACAGAATATTTGACTGCATAGAGTTAAACAATCTGTTCAAATGTTGTAAATGCAACTTTAAGAGTAAagtttagctcagttggtagcactcttatctcaagtcagaaagttgtgttTCAAACcccagcatataatctaggctaataATTCAATGCACTACTGAAGCAGTGCTGCGTAGTCAgaagtgccacctttcagatgagaccttgaaCGAAGCCCCTCTGCCTACTCATAAAAGATCCAATGCTAAAGTTAAAGAGAATCGGGTGGTTTCTCACTGTCCGCAACCAACTCCACCAAAAcaagttatctggtcattcattcatttgctgtttgtacaAACTggctgcctacataacaatgactgcagttcaaaagtaatCCGTTGCTTGTAAAGTATTTTGTGGCATCTTGAGGATGCAAGACAATATATAAATATAAGCTCTTTATGAAGATCTTTCTCTGAAGAGGAATAAACATGGCACCTGTTACCAAATGTGTATTCTATAATGCTAAAAATGTAGACATTAGTTCCTTTTCTAAAATTTGTAGAAAGTTGAAGTTTATGACAGTTAAAATAATGTAACACAAGAACTATTTATCCTCTTTAAACTTCATGAAATATAATGAATAGTTACAAGTGTAATGTAACTCTTGCCTCAACAGTTCAAAAAATGCAACATTTATTTTTCTGTTAACTTTTCATTTGACAAAATGTCCTCAAAATCTGTCTGGAGGGATGCTTTATTTCAAGTTTAATATACATTTTCTCACCACTAGAATTCAGTTTATTATTCAAGATTTTAATTAAAAAAGTCAACCTTAAAAATATGCAAAAATTAGTCAGTAAACAGGGAATCGTATAGAGAATAATCAGTATTCAGGACTGATTACAAAGTAGTACAATTAACAGTTCAATGTCAAACTCAAGCAGTTTGGAAATATGATTTAGAGCTCCAGTTATCAACACTTGCATTGTAATCACTCATAcatccattttttttaataatacatTCCGGTGAGAGCTGTTTTATTTATACAGCTGGAGACATCAGTTAATATTAATAATGGGGAGACTGCATGGAGATAATGTTTTATGATAATCAACTGCAAGTTTGAGAATTGTTATTTTATGTAGCCATTCATATAaggttgcagtttttttttaaatcagtcttTGTACACAGTACTATATGTTCTTTTACGAGATtaatttcagttcctcattccatTAGTACTTCAATTCACTTCCGCCGCCTGTAACTTCGATGCCGGTCCTCATCTCGAGAATGATGCTCTCTGAAATTATACATCAAAAATATATGTTCTACTTGTACTGCTACGCTTAAGGATTTCATTCCTAAAACAAAAGTGAACTACTTGCCAACAGATGTACTCACGTCTCTCGTTTTTTCCTTGAATCTCTTTCTTTATCCCAATCTGGGCTTCTTTTCCGTTCATGTGGACTTCGGCTGCGGTTCCTTCTCCGGCTCTCTCGGTCTACTGTCCTACTACTTCCAGCAGATTGAGATTCCACTGAAGGAGACCGTTTATCATTGGATCTTCTTCTATAATGAAAAATATCCcaaccccccccacaaaaaaagttaAAACAAGACTATTCCTGCAACAATCATCCTTCTGAAAATGTCAGAACACTGTCATACATTACAGACCTAAAATGAAAGGGTTATGGCCAAATATGGTCATGTAAAATAAAAGCACACTGACTGCAATGATGCCAATAATAAGAGGTGTGACCTGCTCCCAGGTTTTTGCCAACTATGTATATTTCTCTTGGCCATTGAAGAACAAACAACCCAGTCAACTATTCTCGACCCGTAGGTCAAAGTAGCATCTAGCCTCGATTTGTCCATTTTCCTCGTAACCTTTttcctccctcaccccaccctcGTCAAAGTTAGAAACTTGTGAAGAAATCAGTGTGAAACTGCCACATCCAACATTTATACAATGTCTTCTGCCATGGCTCTCCTGCTGGCTCAGCgagtttattcagtgagtagcTAATCTCTACAGACCAAGATTACAGGTTCAATCCCCGATCCGTACTAAAATAACTGATTTTAATTAAGGCAGTGATAGGGGCACAACATTTGGTATCATACCTATGGGTTAGGAAaacgaaaaaaaaatctttaaaagatTACAATTGTCCTAATAAGTTGCAAATAAAGAGCACAGCAGGCAACTTCATTCATTGCACCTTGAGTATGCATTTATGCAACTACCAGGGGGACTTGTAATTTATTTTTGCAACAAAATATCTAAGTTTGATTTGACAGTTATTAACATGGTAGAATAGTAGTGGGGTCTCTTGGGACGTTAAACAAAAATAGACTCCCATTGTCCTATGCATGTGGTTGGACAGGCACAAGAAATTTTTCATTTAAAATACAGTACTTGAGCTTAAAAAATTTAGatcagttttcatttttttttaaaaagtgttgattcatagaatcatacagcacagaagtaggccattcagcccagggagcctgtgccggctctgtgaaagagcgatccaattagtcccactcacctgcactttcctcgtagccctgcaaatctttccctatcatcaagtatttatccaattcccttttgaaacttattattgaatctgcttccaccaccctttcaggcagtgtattccagatcataactctctgcgtaaaaaaaaactcatttcccctctagttcttttgccaattaccgtaaatctatgtcctttggttaccaaccctcctgccagtggagagTTTCTTcctattactctatcaaaacccctcaattttgaacgcctctattaaatctccccttagacttctctgctctaacaatcccaacttctctggtctctccatataactgaagtccctcatccctggtaccattctagtaaatctcctccgcaccctctgccCAGAATTGAGGCTGAGGCCTAAcccttgttttataaaggtttatcataacttccatgcttttgtactctatgcctctattaataaagccaggaatctcatgcttttttaaaaaaaaaaacagccttctcaacttgtcctgccaccttcaaagatgtgtgtacaTAAACCACCAAGTCCCTCTCTTccacacccactttaaaattataccatttatattgcctctcctcattcttccttccgaaATGCATCAGatcacacttctctgcagtaaatttcatctgtcatgtgtcttcccatttcaccagtctatgtccccctgaagtctgctactatcctcctcatgggTTACtaaatttccaagtttcatgtcatctgcaaactttgaaattatgccctctatacccaagtccaggtcattgatatatatcaaaaagagcagtggtcctaatactgactcctggagaccaccattgtatacttctctctagtctgaaaaataaccgttcaccactctgctttctgtcccttagccaattgcaAATTATACGAAGCAAAAGTTTACACTCGCCAAATAATCACCAATCCACCCCACCTACTTGGATTTTCGCCACGTTTCATGCTCAAATCCAAACAAATTTAGTTTGCTTACCTGCGAGAAATTGTAGAGGTTTTCAAAGATAATGAAGAGCTATGCTCTTCATGTTCTTCTGTGTTATCAGAGTCATTCTGGTCTTTCCACTGTCTTGACAGTTCTTCCATATGTACGTTAATAACATCCTTAATTATCTGTAAATTAATTACATACAGTAAAGAGGACTGAATTTAACAGTATAAAAAAAGTGACAAGTTAAGCACGTATAATACAAATCTACCTTGAAAACTAACTTTGGACCCACTGGCTAATTTCACAAGTACTACTATAGTGGAACCTCCATTATCAGCCATGATAGAGGACCTACTCAGCTTCCTAGTGGTGGATAATGGAAATTGTCAgataaggtgttcaaaatcatgaagagatttgatagattaaataaggagaaactgtttccagtggcagaaaggtcagtaaccagaggaaggtaattggcaaaagaaccaaaggtgacatgagaaaacatttttttttttaaacacagcaagttgttatgatctggaatgcactgcttgaaagggtggtggaagcagattcaataataactttcaatagggaatgggataaatacttgaagtggaaaaatttgcagggctacagggaaaggggattaattggacaggtctttcaaagagctggcacaggcacgatgggtcgaatggccttcttctgtgccgtaccattttatgattctaagaaaTGGGAGTTCCCAAATTTTAGTCTTAACATTTAATACAGCAATATTGTGCAAGTACTGTACAGACAAGTTTTATTCACCACGAAACAGATGATATACaaatcaccttcttgcccactcacttaacctgtctatatctctttgcagcctctttgtgtcctcctcacaacttactttcccacttagctttgtatcgtcagcaaacttggatacattacacttggtccccctCATCAgtgtcattgatatatactgtaaacagctgaggcccaagcaccgatccttgcagcatttcattagttacaacctgccaacccgaaagtgACCTGTTTATTCTAATGCTCTGTTTtacgtctgttaaccaatccttaatccgtgctaatatattacccccaatccaatgagccctaatcttgtaacAACTTCTGGTGtggcaccttttgaaaatccgaaaAACAAAGAGAATCACAACTTCAGAactggttttaaatttaagttaagTAAATTATATTACAAAAGATGAAGCAGCAAATAAGTCAGATAATGGTTATATATTTGCAGTAGAAATCCTGCCACCTTGCTCTTAAACAGAAAAATAATACAAGGATTACAACTCTAGATTCTAAGTTAGCAGTTTGGTAATAACTTTATTATAATTCTATTTCAGGCACTTGTTTTGTGCCCTTCATCTACATCTTTAATGCCTGTTGGGATTCACtaaaggggagggagaaagagtgggaggggagaggagagaaaagggAAAGGACACCTAGAAAGAGCAGAAATTGAATGTCAAATAATCAACCTAGTATTTATCATAGATTGTGTATCATTATGACATTACATCAGCTCAAACACACTTACCTCTGTGTAAGATTTCTTTGTTATATGAACATTCTTGGCTCTGTAGGATTGGCGGCGGCGTTTGTAATCTCTCATTTCAGCAAGAATTTCAAGGTGTGACTTTGGTCCTTTCTGTTCGTCGTCTACGTAGGATTGAGGAGGAAATTTAAATATAAAAAGCGGTCTGCATAATCAAAGTTGAATGCAAGTATGGAATATATGTACAAGACTTTGTTCCCTAACAAGTTCCAACGATCAATAACCTGAACTTGTAACAGACCAATACTATGCTTCCAGAcgaattgggaggggaggggggcaagtaAAAAACGTTATTAATGTACTTAGTTTCCTCGAGTAGGTTATTGTAAAGAATCAATATGATCAGTGTAAGAGAAAATGCAAGATCCATTTGTACCAACTATAACATTTCTACATTGAAGCAAACTATTATGAATAGTCCAGGACCATACATGAATAAAACCAAACCTGTTGCAATCAGATATATTTTTATAAAAGCTTTAGAGTCAGATTAAACAGTGATAACATTGTACTTTACCCTATATTTGAAACTAGACTGTTTGTTCTGGTATTGTCTGCTTACAGTATTAGCTCAAACTAGCTTGGTGTATTCATCTGAGgaagttaaatttaaaaaaaattaaatacaaacCTCGGCTGAGTTTTGCAGCAAGGTCCACATATAAATCGCTGTCATTTTCAACAGAACTAGATTTGGTTCTTTGTTGACTGGTTTCTTTGACAACATGTTCATAGATGGCTAGACGATCtgctggagttaggtcacagatgaaACGTTGATGATTCTCCGGAACTTCAAGAGGTATTGAAGAATAATCACCTATGTATATCAACAGTTTACTCAGTTACTCCTgaactatatatatatttttcaaaaaaagtGCAAGAATCCAACTCTAAGCATTGGAAAATGGGCTATTGTATGCAGTCAAACAAAAGAAAAAGCATTCTCTTATATTTTACAGATTTTATATAGATATCTTGGAAGATATCTAGTGACCAGTAAGAAAATTTTCAAAAATGTTTAACAATTTTGtcatcagatttaaaatttaacgCTTACAACAAGCCCAGTAAGATTAACAGCACAAGTAATCTAGATATCATTAGTTTGAGTTCCAACCTGCTGCCTCAATAACAAGGTTGTCATCTCTTGACCAGGCCACTAGGTAGAGCTCTTGCAATAAGATGCCTTTTTCAGTAGGGACAAGCTGAAAGATCTCTTGCCGCCTCACTCAACATAGCAGGGGTCAATCTACAATAAAATGCTCCCAATGGTGACCAGCGCTCATAGGGAGAATATCTTCAGAAATTCTAGGCATGTAGCCTGTGACTTTCCCTCAACACACTCCCTACTGGGAGCACCAAATCACGGAATTATCCCTTACATCATGTACTAAATGTTGTAATGAAGTCAGCAGTCTAGATTAGTCTACCTTACCAACTGAAGGTATGCAGTGCAGGCAGGAATCAAAATACAGGTAAACATAACAGTTTACAAAACAATAGGATAAATGTCTTATCCAAGAAAGATAATCTTCTGTGTTATTCATATAAAGTAATATACAAAGCCAGAATCGCTTTCAAAATTCTATCTAACATTCTGAGCCGGTGGTACAATGCCTCAGTCCGCTGCACCAGTCTGGGAGTCCTCGGACTTCTACACAAGAGCCAGCCAAGCAAGTTGCCAAACAAGTTTCCAAACTTGACCGGATTATTATGTACAGCAACAAGCAGATAGAAAAACaagataaaaataaacaaaaacaacAAAACTACCTCAACTCCCAATTCAATCCCTGTTCCACAAACTGGCACCAGAGCACCACTAGTAGGACAGGTGAAATGTCAGCCGTGACATATACATCATGGGATATGGGTAACAAGTGGTTACAAAAAGGAGAAAAATGAAGATTACAcacctttaaaaaaataaaatgaactaTACTTTTACATCCTATGTGTTGAATTTGCACAATGAAAAACTGTCAATAAATCAAACTTATTGCTAAAGATTTAAATGATGTTCAAAAAGTTTTGTAAAAAACAAAAATTAACTAAAATCGCACTGAACCTGATATCACACAAACTTAATAAATCTGGGTAAAAGAGGAGCAATATGCTTCATTGATGTCAGGAATAAGGTCATGTATTCAAACAGCTAGAAAGTACATGAAGGTCTGTGCCCTTTAGTGCAAGACGCTGAAAATACTGCCAAGAGTCACACATGGAAAAACAACAGATTACTGGTCCTAAAAATATTACTGTGGTATTAACtaagcttttattttttttaaataaaaggtcTGCCAGTTCACCAGGGATGGCAAATAAGACAGCAACCAGAGATATTTGCAGTCCACTTTACCTCAAGTTACTCACCTTTGACATTAAAATATACTTTCACTGTATAATTATTTACTCAAAAGCATTTACAATCCCTTATGCACTTCCATACACAAGAATTGTATATGCGTATACAGCAAGTGATTTGCTTATCCTGCAAGCTAGGTCTATCTATTGTTCACTTATTAACTTTTGTTTTACCTAGCACAATGGTATGGAACTGTTCGCAACCtctgcatcctatttgaccccatattctctccgtctacttccatctccactatcgctcatctccacccctgcctcagcccatctactgctgaaaccctcatccatgcttttgataCCTCCAAtctcaactattctaatgctctgctTGCCAACCTCCCATccgccaccctccataaacttaagctcatccaaaactctgctacccatatcctaactcataccaaatcccgttcaccgatcaaccctgtgctcactgacctacattggctcccagtccctgaacgcctcgattttaaaattctcatccgtgtgttcaaatcccttcttcgcctcacccctcctcatctCTTACAACCCATTTagaattctgcgttcctccaactttggcctcttacCCATTCCCTACCATTGGTAGTCATGCC contains the following coding sequences:
- the snrnp48 gene encoding U11/U12 small nuclear ribonucleoprotein 48 kDa protein isoform X2 encodes the protein MAEEANIEYSKRLQSRLERVSELVEFTQHCTRSIDGILSALGWSRQRLNRPDAAAGREQPPDPTVTCPFDADHRLPKSSLEKHVASCRLRKLEYSREEEAEMYDPSFAYEKTLVPTFKMNKDLQTQIIQQARSKAPLGKEERMFSQGDYSSIPLEVPENHQRFICDLTPADRLAIYEHVVKETSQQRTKSSSVENDSDLYVDLAAKLSRDDEQKGPKSHLEILAEMRDYKRRRQSYRAKNVHITKKSYTEIIKDVINVHMEELSRQWKDQNDSDNTEEHEEHSSSLSLKTSTISRRRSNDKRSPSVESQSAGSSRTVDRESRRRNRSRSPHERKRSPDWDKERDSRKKRETEHHSRDEDRHRSYRRRK
- the snrnp48 gene encoding U11/U12 small nuclear ribonucleoprotein 48 kDa protein isoform X1, with protein sequence MAEEANIEYSKRLQSRLERVSELVEFTQHCTRSIDGILSALGWSRQRLNRPDAAAGREQPPDPTVTCPFDADHRLPKSSLEKHVASCRLRKLEYSREEEAEMYDPSFAYEKTLVPTFKMNKDLQTQIIQQARSKAPLGKEERMFSQGDYSSIPLEVPENHQRFICDLTPADRLAIYEHVVKETSQQRTKSSSVENDSDLYVDLAAKLSRDDEQKGPKSHLEILAEMRDYKRRRQSYRAKNVHITKKSYTEIIKDVINVHMEELSRQWKDQNDSDNTEEHEEHSSSLSLKTSTISRRRRSNDKRSPSVESQSAGSSRTVDRESRRRNRSRSPHERKRSPDWDKERDSRKKRETEHHSRDEDRHRSYRRRK